In the genome of Thunnus thynnus chromosome 6, fThuThy2.1, whole genome shotgun sequence, the window gtctctttaagggccCCTCCGTATgaagcccactctgttctgactggcCAGCACCCGGACGACTTCTCAGGAGGCTACATCAAAAAACAGCTACAGTGTGaattcacttctttttctcattccttACTCTAAATGGAAACTTCtgaaatacatccgtacatgtttgagcctgaatccaATATGAAACACgggagtggacaacatgaacaacacatggaacaatctttagcaacaaaggctaaaGAACGGACagcctggcttttgactttcagggagcattttacattcgttcacctcaagttttggaactttctatgtttaacatatatacaacatcataagtataaaaataacagaaaatcacaaaaagcacgaTATGTCCCCCTTAACGTTTGATATTTAGTTGCTTAAGTTGCAGCTCTGTAAGACTGCACTTTGACACGTTAACATACTGAAGTTAAGCAGCTGTAATTTTTTGtccaccatcttagtttagcatgttagcataacatttgcaaattaacactaaacacagaacagctgaggttgatgggaatgacattagttttgcaggcatctggtcataaaccaaagtactggacacaTTGAAAACTTGACCTAATAATGGCAATAGGTGAAAGGTCAGggcatcaccaaagtcagtagaatCGATCCTCTAGGGACCTTTATTATCTGCTGCacatttaatggcaatccatctggttactgagatatttcagtctggaccaaggTGGTGGGCAGACGGATGGAGGGACAGACAGACCGAAACTGCTATCCCTAATGCCATGCCaccaaaatatgtatttttaggACTTtggaaattttaaaatcaatctcAATCTTTTGAAAATCAAGGCTTTTAGAATTCAGATGAACATATGTATCGTAAATGTCCTCTATCGGTCAAACCTCTATCAGCAAAACCTCTGTTGGTCACAAACTGTGCCTCTATGATCTCATCGCTCCTTCGTCATCATCTTCCCCTCCCCGCTTTActcacttgattttttttccttctttttcccTACTGTCCTACTTGCAAtagtcttttgtgtgtgtaagtgtgttactGCCTTTCTCCCGTCTGGATTGGAGGCTTCACGTGATACAGATCTACATGTCTGGTTTCCTCTCAGCCTCTATTTAGTCCGTCTGTTTCCATCGCGCCTTCACTCTTCATTTCACTTaaactgtctttttatttgtctctgaatggttcttcattcattttaatttcattctAAGTTCCTCTTTATCATTTTCTGAGACCTTTTCTCTtaattttcctcccttttttgttttcttctcctctctttgcATCTCTCATACCTTTCTTTCTCTATATGTTAATCATTCTACTTCATCATCTTTATGTTCAGTCCTgaacagcaccacaaacacgTGCAGTTTTGCCTCTTACATAATTTTTTTCACTGGCTTGACTAGCACTCCAAGGCTAGTAGTAATTAACAAATGCACTGTGTCatcattatctttttttctaatttactgaacacctctcctccttccacatatcttttctttctgtttcactcACTTCTTCTGGAGAGCTTCAGGATTTAACCCACAATGCACGCGCACACATGCTGTACATAGTACGTCTTCTTTTTATCTGCATGTGTCTGTGACAGCTTTAATGGATTTGATTTCTCACGGTCTAAATAACATTTTGACCCATTCTCTCTGTTAGCTCTATGCgcgtgtgtttatgtatttacCACCGTCCAGtacacagtagtagtagtagttatatTTAACCCTGTACATTATCTCTAGGTCTATCCTGAGGCAGTGACACCACATTACAGTATAGTACTATGAACAACTGTACTCCCCAAACACCCTGAAGGCATCATGCTGCTTCAAAGTAAGCCTCAATCTGCCTGACTGACACGCATCCTtgcttctttctgtcttttcttcctcACACGCTAagtttccttctttttcctttgtttccttaTTTCCTTAATGACTCCtatccttctttccttccctgcctctttatatatttctttccTTGCATCCTGACTTCCTTCTGTGCTTCAGTACTTCCCTACTGCACTACTCACTTCTTCCGCACatacttccttccttcctttcctatATACTTCTTACTTCCTGCACCtactttctctctgtttctattgctttctctcttccttcttttcACCTCTCAGCTTCGTGTCTGGATCGATAAAGGGGAGGTGAGAGTGCAGTCGGCCCTTTACGCTCGTTTCATTGTACCATGAGCGCAATCACTTTgtaggaaagaaagaaagcataACTGAAAAGGAtgtctgtgttttgtgattCTGCTTCTCTCAAAAAAACCTTAATTCTCTCTCATTCTTCACTTTTGCTTTGTCTCCATTCTTTATCttcatttctctgtctctcttccttctgTCTGTTCACCTTTTCTAAACTTTCCACTCTCTCTATGCTCTCTTCCCCTCATCTATCTTCATTTCTTGCTCATTGTGTTTCCAGCTCTAAATATTTGTCTCTTCTATTCATACTTCATCTTTCCTTTCCCATCATCTTATGAACCAAGTATCCTTCAAAAAACTGAAGTTTATTTGGTGTTTCTTGaagtttgtactttttactgtttttattttaaaatatacctGTGGTGGAAGGATATTACTTTTGATCAGCATATcaataatatttacatttgtcaaaatacatttcagcTGCAATGACTAAAAGATCTAATTCTCAAgccaaaaactttttttgagGGGTGGAAAACTAGCTGAATATTGTTTCCCAGTTAAATGGATGTTGGTTGTTAGCTTGTTTTCTGGGAAACAGCTTGTTAGTGTGTAGCATCATATCTAACAAAGCAGATGGTAGAAGAAATAGACAAATTGTTATCCACTACAGCCCTTGCCATCAGTAAAGTAAACCTTTATTtgatcaaaaaaatatttaaaaaaaaaaagaccagcaCGGATACTTACATCTTGGTAACTTATTAActgtaatctctgctgtctACAACATTATTGTTATTGACATGTCTGAACTCGACATTCAAAGAtgttacatcttttttttttttttttgactacTACTGTCGAGtagtgtttctgttatttttaatgaggttttcttacttctggaatAGAAAAAGGCAAAGTTCACAAGACATTTAATTAAGAATCAtaaaaccaagcagcaacctccggggctgaaaaatgaagccaatgcggaagtgccaaaagctgcagttccttgaatggccaccgagtcaatccccatagacccccatgttaaaatgcccaactttacagcagaaataaacatgtttacagtctggtacaaaaaatggttttggtctctataacTAATTtaccctttcatgacaactgtatggggggtgaattttattaagccgtaaagttatgcataatgaaggacatggctgctttgagcgACAGGTCCGTCAgtcgctaggtggcttgtttcagccatttggcccgcctctttgcccatttttgattggctgggaggtaggcagcgtcacgcactgccgaGATGGCAACGGCCGGagtggctcactttgagcttcagaaccactcttcagaaaccaacgtgTGAcatcacggtaactacgtccatatttttatacagtctatgaataaaacattcaaactgaaagtcaaatttgtattttaacagATCATTTGACAAATGAATGTCAAATGGTGCTTTAACATGCTGGGAGTAAGACTGTCATTTCTCACTGAGCAATAACTGAGATTATTTTAGTAAGATAATTAGTAAGAAATAATGAAGATAATTAGGGTTAAAATTTAAAGGAAACGAATATAATAAAGGGTTAATATTATCAAGAAAGCATGGCACTTAATACATAATCAGTTAAAAAATTAACATAATTAATCATTGCATTTAGGAATAATTTCTATTAGAATTAAATTATcaatggtaaaaaaaatccaacaacaCTAAGCCAAGCTTAGTTAGATAGATGTagatgtgtatgcatgtatataaAATTACAAACAGTAGACACTAAAATCAAGAAAGGGGCAAGACTTAAGCGAGGGATAGAGAGGGGAGCAGTAAGGTAGCTAGATGGAAATAAAGaccaaagacaaaaagacaaccTTGGGTTGTCACGGGAAGatatttgtaaaagaaaaaaaaaaagaaaaaagaaatgaaatatatgctTTTAAACACTAATCATGAAAAAAGAgtaagaaaatagaaaagagagtgaattcctcagaggaaagagaaagattgGAGGTTCAAGTCTAACAGCATCCACAcagtgaagaggaagaggaggtccAACAGTGGAATGAAAAGCATTTTCTATTTGTGCTGAATGGTATCGATTGTctggaaggtgtgtgtgtgtgtgtgtgtgtgtgtgtgtgtgtgtgtgtgtgtgagttcagtTCTTCTTCTCAAATATAAGTGAATGACAATATGGTGAGAGACAAATGTGTGAGAGACTTTGCGTGAACACTGTATTGAATGTGCACATATAACAATCCTCTTACCTCCACCAGATGTGGCGTAGGGTTGAAACCACACAGGTTACACACTTGGCTGTGACACTGCGTACAGGAGTTGTAGTTGGGCGGGTCGGAGCTGCCgatgttcagctctgttttacAAAGAGGACAGTTCACTTTGGGCTTCACAGGCTCTGGAGCGGGTGCAGGAGCCGCCACTGGCTCCTGCTTCTGCGGCGCTTTCTGCAGATGTGCAGGTGCTTGCTGATGTTGGTGTCCTTGCGGTTGCTGTGGCCCTTTTTGATGATGTACAGGCGACTGCTGTTGCGACATGCCTTGTTGATGGGGCATGGTCTGTTTATGGGTTGGCGCATGTGGACCACCTGATTGGGGACCTACCATTTGGCTCGATGCATAGGGGCCTCCCATTTGGCTCGGTGCATGAGGGCCACCCATTTGAGTTGGAGCATGAGGGCCCCCCATCCCGAATGGTTTGGCGCCCGGGGCCCCTTGTTGTTGCTGCCTGTTGTCAGGTGTTGCATTACTAAACACCACCTTGCCTCGTGCAGGGCTGGGCTGGGTGGAGGCGGTGGGTAGAGGGTCGACATTGATTAGGGTACTAGCCTGATTGAGCAGCGATGCGCCGAAGCCAAACAGCTTGGTCAGGCCGTCCTGCGCAGGAGGCGGAGCCTGACTCTGAGGCCTGTGGGCTGGGGAGGAGCCGGCGCTTCTGGTCTGGTCATGGTGCCGTGCCATGGACTGGTGCATCGGAGAACCGCGACCCAAATCGGGTTGGGAGGGCGCTTTGGTCAAGCCAGGGAGTGGCACAGCGCCAGGGTGGGGAATCCGTGGACCTCCAGGCTGGCTGGGGCCTCCTGCAGGACCTCCAACAGCTCCTGGAGCTCCTGGACCTCTCTGGGAGTATGGGTCGGACCTCATTCCCTGCTGAGAGGGCCCTGTCTGAGTCTGGGGGCCGCCAGGTGCTGGGTGTCTCTGTAAACCGGGGGAGGTATGAGGCTGAGTCTGGGGCCCTGGCTGGGACAGAGGGTAAGACTGGGGCTGAGACTGGGGATACTGCTGGGACTGGGAGTAAGGTTGAGTCTGGCCGTAGGGCTGAGACggaggatgctgctgctgctgctgctgctgccgctgggTAGGCTGATTCTGTGCCAATGGTTTGGGCTGCGCTGCTGCTGTCGGCTGCGTTGGCTGTGGTGCAGGCTGCTGAGGCTGGACGATGGGTTTGGCTTGGTGGGATGGAGAGTGAATCTGCTGTTGGCTTTTAGAGCGAGGCGTGGTCATATCAATGCCAAGAGCCCGCTGCATCTGACAATTCAAGCACAGCCATTCCTGGACCTGCAAACAGAAAACGGAGTggtttgatgttattttaacttattaaaaataattaaaaataaaaaaataattttattttgtctgtctgacagtgtcacatatatattctgtatcagCTTGTTCAAACAAGACTGAAAGACTTTGTATCTTTGAGAACTTTGGATCGTCCACTggaatttaaaattaattcaatGCTGGGAAGTAAAAAAATTTTGTACTGACTGTGAAGAGGTTATGACATTGTTAGTTTGCTGTAGTGACATAAGATAAGTACCAGCAAcacaaaactgtacttaaaccAGGTAAAAGAAAGATATGAAGCAACAGGAAAAGAATACGGAAGAGAATAAATAGGTTTGTGCCTAAGATAGAGGGCAGTATAGATATGAAACATCAcaatgattcattcattttcccTTTCAGAGCTGATTGCTATTGATTTCCTTAAATATAATTGCTGACTCAGACAGGACGCACGAGTGTCTCTTATCATCTAAACCACATGGACACTATTCATTCATCCAACTTCAAAGTagcagatgagagagagagagagagagagtgcatcTGGATGGCTACACATAGAATACGGTCCATCTTTGCTCCGGTGGAAAACAGAAGTGCAGAGAGAACAGTTGTAATCAACCAGAAATAGAAGGAGAGAGATAAATCAACCACAAATTGACTGCAATGCTGAATGATTGCTGAGCCGAACCCACAACATGAGTGAAAGCATTACAGTGCATCTctcgcagacacacacacagaaatccaCACGGGTATACAGAttcgcacacaaacacacgcacacagacattTCAACATAAGCAAGACACATAGAGACATAataagagacacacacacacacacacagtcaaatgaaatgaatacgAAATAACTCTgcatctaaaaataaaataaaaagcatcacccctcctcatcttcttctcctgtcttcctcccttctcttcttcctccagatGAGAGCTGATACACCCTTGTGTCCGGACCTTGCTTGGCTCTCTAATATCTCcccactgca includes:
- the LOC137184193 gene encoding protein bassoon-like is translated as MQRALGIDMTTPRSKSQQQIHSPSHQAKPIVQPQQPAPQPTQPTAAAQPKPLAQNQPTQRQQQQQQQHPPSQPYGQTQPYSQSQQYPQSQPQSYPLSQPGPQTQPHTSPGLQRHPAPGGPQTQTGPSQQGMRSDPYSQRGPGAPGAVGGPAGGPSQPGGPRIPHPGAVPLPGLTKAPSQPDLGRGSPMHQSMARHHDQTRSAGSSPAHRPQSQAPPPAQDGLTKLFGFGASLLNQASTLINVDPLPTASTQPSPARGKVVFSNATPDNRQQQQGAPGAKPFGMGGPHAPTQMGGPHAPSQMGGPYASSQMVGPQSGGPHAPTHKQTMPHQQGMSQQQSPVHHQKGPQQPQGHQHQQAPAHLQKAPQKQEPVAAPAPAPEPVKPKVNCPLCKTELNIGSSDPPNYNSCTQCHSQVCNLCGFNPTPHLVEVRGLLYVHIQYSVHAKSLTHLSLTILSFTYI